CTGCGCGACGTGGCCGCCCGTCTCATCGGCACCGACGGCGGCTCGACGCTGTTCGGCGAGATCCTCGAAGCGGCCATCGAGATCCTGGGCGGCAACGCCGGCACGATCCAGCTGCTGGACGAGCAGACGCACTGCCTGACCTTCCTCGCCTCCCGCGGCTTCAGCCCGGAGGTCACGGCGCACTTCGCCGTCGTCGACGCGGCCTCGGGCTCCCCGTGCGGCCGGGCGCTGGCCGCCGGTCAGCGGACTTTCATGCGCTTCGACGACCCCGACGATCCCGACCTGGACGGCTCCAACCGCCTGCATCTGGACGACGGCGTGCGCTTCGCCCAATCCACACCGCTGATCAGCCGGTCCGGCCGCCCGATCGGGATGTTCTCCGTCCATTGGGCCGAGCCGCCCGAGCTCAGCGAACGCGAGCTCCGCTTCCTCGACCTGCTGGGTCGCCAGGCCGCCGACCTGATCGAGCGCAACCAGGTGCAGGACACGCTGCTGGCGCGCGAGCGCGAACTGGAGGAGGAAGCCCGACGCAAGGATGAGTTCATCGCCGTGCTGGCCCATGAGCTGCGCAATCCGCTGGCTCCGATCCGCAGCGGCATCGAGGTGCTCAAGCGCGCCAACGGCGACATCAAGCTGATCGAGCGCGTCCGGCCGATGATGGAGCGGCAGATCGGCCAGGTCGTCCACCTCATCGACGACCTGCTGGACGTCTCGCGGATCCGGTCCGGCAAGGTGGAACTGAAACGCGAATGGGTGAGCCTGCAATCGCTCGTCGAGAGCGCGCTGGAGGCGCACCGCGGCCAGGTCGCGACCGGGGGCATCGAGCTCGTGGTCGCACTCGACGACCCGGAACGGCAGCTCGACGTCGATCCGACGCGGCTGTCGCAGGTCATCTCCAACGTGCTCCACAACGCGGTGAAGTTCACCCCGATGGGCGGCCGCATCACGATCCGCTCCACCGTCGAGCCCGCCGCTTCAGGAGAAGGCGCGGAGCAGGTGCTGCGCATCACCGACTCCGGCGTCGGCATCGCCGCGGAGATGCTGCCCAACATCTTCGACCTGTTCACGCAGGCGCGGTCCGACAGCTCGCGACATGGCGGGATGGGGATCGGGCTGGCGCTGTCGCGCAGCCTCATGGCGCTGCACGGCGGCTCGATCGCAGCGACCAGCATAGGCGCGGGCCACGGCAGCGAATTCGTCATCCGGCTGCCCGTGGGCGTGCCCGCGGCGGCGCCCACCGCGCCTGATCGCGCGGAAGGGGACGCCGATCTGGCCGGACTCCGCGTGCTGGTGGTCGACGACAACCAGGACGCCGCCGACGGCGTCGCGATGCTGCTGACGATGTGCGGCGGCGAAGTCCGCGTGGCCTACGACGCCACGCGCATCGTGGACGACGTGCGCACGTTCGAGCCCGGCCTGGTGCTGCTGGACATCGGCCTGCCCGGCATCGACGGCTACCAGGCCTGCCGCAACGTGCGCGAGGAGATCGGCGCCGACGTGCACATCGTGGCCCTGACCGGATGGGGGCAGGAAGAAGACCAGCGCCGCGCGACGGCCGCGGGCTTCAACGCGCATCTCACGAAGCCCGTGGATCTGGCGAGCCTGGCGCGGATCGCGTCGACAGCGGCGCTCAAGACGGATCGATCGATGGGCAGCGCCACCTGACCGACGAGAGGACGGACTGGAAAACGGACTGGAAGACGGGCTAGAAGTCGGCGCCCGTCTTCGCATTGCGCGCGCGGATCGCCTCTTCCGTCCGCGGCACCAGCGTCTCCAGGCCCGTCCGCACGGCCTGGGCCTGCACCTCGTCGATGAACGGCCGGAGCGCCTCGTCATAACGACGGAACGCCTCGACGTGATCGCCGCCGGCAGTCCGCATCGCCTCGCCCAGCGCCGCCGCGCCATCGATGGCCAGCGACCCGCCCATGCCGGCCGCCGGTGACGCGCAGTACGCGGCGTCCCCCACCAGCACGACCCGACCCCGCGACCACGCCGGCATGCGGATCTGGCACAGCTTGTCGAAGTAGAAGCTCGCCGAGGCCTCGATCTCCTTGAGCATCTCCGGCGTCCGCCAACCCACGCCGGCGAACTGCTCGGCGATGATCTCGCGCTGACGCGCCTCATCGCGATGGTCGACGGCGAGCTCGGTCTCGCTGACGAAACCGAGGATGACGTCGGTCTTGTCCTTGTAGGCGTTCAGCATGACCGCCTTGCCCGGCACGTTGAACAGCTGCGCGGTGTCGCGCCCGATGAGCAGCTTGTCCAGGATCGTGATCGAGAAATACTGTTCGAGGAAATGCGCGTACTGCGACTCCTCGCCGAACCAGAGCCTGCGCACGCCCGAGTGCATGCCGTCGCATCCGAGCACGAGATCGAACACGCGCGGCGCGCCGTGCCTGAATGCGACCTCGACGCCGCCGGCCGTCTCGGTCAGCCCGACGATGCTGTCCCCGAACACGAAGCGCGCGCGGCCCTGGGCGGCGTTGAACAGGATGTCGAGCAGCACGTTGCGCTCGATCTCGAACTCGTCCTCCGGCGGCGGCTCGTCCTCCTCGCGGACGACGATCGCCCGCTCGGTGCCGTCGTCGGCGTTCTTGAACTCCCATCGCCGCAGGTGCAGGCGATTCGCGCGGATCGCGTCCAGCACTCCCATGCGCCGGACGATGTCGACGGTGTTCCCGCGGATGTCGACCGCGGTGCCGCCCGTGCGCAGGCCCGGTCCGATCTCGACGACCGTCACGTCGTAGCCCAGCTCGCTCATCCAGTACGCGGACGACAGTCCCGCGAAACTCGCGCCCGAAATGAGCACCTTCTTTCCGTTCATCGACGTCATCCGTTGATCCCATCGCGCGGCAACACGGCGCGATCGACGGAAAGTTTGTACTCGGTATAACTTTTTCGCAAGTAATTTTTTACTCGATACAACTTTCTTCGTCACTGCGGGAGCGGAACGACCTGGCGACGCCCTGCCGACGATCGCGACGTGGTCGCATCGGCTAAGCTGCGCGCCCATGGGCGAGCTACGCGAGAGCAAGAAACGCGAGACCCGGCAACGGATCTCGGATGTGGCGACAGGACTGTTCTTCGAGCGCGGTTTCGACGCCGTGACGATCGACGAGATCGCACTGGGGGCGAACGTGTCGAAGATGACCGTCTTCAACTACTTTCCGCGCAAGGAAGACCTGCTGCTCGACCGCGAGGACGATCTGAAGCTGGCGCCCTTCCGGGAGGCGGTGCGCAACCGGCCGGACGGGCAATCGCCGGTCGACGCGATCCGGGCGCTGCTGCGCACGATGAGCAGCGAGAAGCACCCGCTCTGCTACATCGGCCCGCCGGCGCTGGACTGGTGGCGCGTCCTGGCGTCGAGCGCATCGCTGCAGGCGCGGCTGCGCGAGCTGTCGGACGAGGGCGCCGAGGCGCTCGCGATCGAGCTCGGCGGCGCCAAGCCCGACGGCCGGTCGCGACTGATGGCCGGGTTGATCGCGCTCACGCTGCGCACCGCACGCGAGGAGACGGTCCGGATGATGGCACGCGGTGTTTCGGCGAAGAAGGCGAACGCCGCCTTCCTGGTCCTGATGGAACAGGGGCTGACGGCCGTCGAGACGCTCGAGACACTTCCGCTCCAAGCCGATTGCTGATGATGCGCCCCACCGGATCCGCTGCCTCTTCTCCCCGCCTGATCTGCTTCAACAAGCCCTACGGCGTGCTCAGCCAGTTCACGCCTGAAGGTCGGTGGCGGGGACTGAAGGACTTCCTCCAGATGCCCGGTGTCCACGCTGCCGGGCGGTTGGACGGCGACAGCGAGGGCCTGTTGCTCCTCACCGATGACGGACAGCTCCAGGCCCGCATCGCCAGTCCGCGCTTCAAGATGGACAAGACCTATTGGGTGCAGGTGGAGGGGCTGCCCGACGAGCGCGCCCTGTCCGCGCTGCGCGACGGCGTCGAGCTCAACGACGGGAAGACGCTGCCCGCGCAGGCACGCTTGCTGACCGAGGCGCCGGCGCTCTGGGAGCGGGATCCGCCGATCCGCGTGCGCCAGTCCATCCCGACCTGCTGGATCGAGCTGGTGATCCGGGAAGGCCGCAACCGGCAGGTGCGGCGAATGACGGCGGCGGTCGGGCATCCCACCTTGCGGCTGGTGCGCGCCGCCGTCGGTCCCTACCGGCTGGACGGTCTCCTGCCGGGGGAGTGGCGGGAGTCACCGCTCAGCGCGGCGCTCACCGAAGCGCTCCAGCTCGCGGCAGCGCAGACGCTCAAGGCTTCGTCAACAGCTGCTGCACGCTCGAGAAGTCCAGGCCGCCGCGGCCCGCCCGGCCGTTGAGCGCATAGAGGTTGCGCGCGAGCTCGCCGAGCGGCACGGCCGCGCCGACCTGCAGCGCGGCTTCGACCGCCAGGCCGAGGTCCTTGAGCATCAGGTCGCTGCCGAAGCCGCCGGTGTAGCCGCGCGACGCGGGCGCTTCCGGCTTCACGCCGGGCCAGGGATTGCAGACCTCGGTGGCCCAGCTGCGGCCGGTGCTGACGGCCATCATCGCGGAAAGCGCCTGAGGATCCAGGCCGTGGGACACACCGAGCGCCAGCGCTTCGCCGGTCACCGCCATGATCACGCCGAGCGCCATGTTGTTGCACAGCTTGGCGACCTGGCCGGCGCCGGATGCACCCATGTGGAAGATGTTCCTGCCCATCGCGGACAGCACGGGGCGGGCGCGTTCCAGCGCCGCCGCCTCGCCGCCGACGATGAAGGTCAGCGTGCCCGCTGCGGCGCCTGCCGTGCCGCCGGACACCGGCGCATCGATCATCGCGAGCCCGCGTGCTTGCGCGGCCTCGGCCACGCGCTGCGCGCTCGCCGGGGCGATGGTGCTGCAGTCGATGACAAGCGCGCCCGCGGCGATGCGGGCGATGAGCCCGTCGTCGCCAAGGAACAGCGACTCGACGTGCTTGCTGGCCGGCAGCATCGAGATCACCACCGATGCGCCTTCCACGGCCGCTGCGGCCGAGGGCGCCACGGTGACGCCCACCGCGCGCGCCGCCGTCAGCGCGGCCTCGCTCAAGTCGAAGGCCGCGACCGCGTAGCCGCCCTTCACCAGATTGGCCGCCATCGGCCCACCCATGTGGCCGAGGCCGATGAAGGCGATGCGTTCAGCGGTCGTCGCTTGGCCGGTTGCGTTGCCCATGGTCCTGTCTCCTTGTCTTGACGGCATGCGCGGTGGGCGATGCCGTGTCGTCATGCAATGTGCTCGATGCGCCCTGCTGCGTTCAACTCAACGCAGATCCGCCAGCGGATGCTCGCCCGTGAAGCGCGGCGCGAGCAGCGCATCCAGATGCGCATCGCCGCCATCGTCCTGCGCGGCACCTTGCCAGCGCGGCGTCTTGTCCTTGTCGATCAACAGCGCCCGCACGCCTTCGGCGAAGTCCGGGAACACGCAGCAGCCGACCGAGGCCTGGTACTCCATCCGGAAGACCTCCGCCAGCGACGCATGCCGCAGGCGGCGCTGCAAGGCGATGGCGAGGACTGCCGACGTCGGCGAGCCTTTCTGGAAGGTCGCCCCCGCGGCCGCCAGCCACGAATCGTCCTCGCAGGCCAGCGAGCGCAGACGTGGCGCGATCGTGGCCAGCGTGTCGTGTGGTCCGATCAGCGCGTCGATGCGATCGCGATGCGGCGCGAGTTGGCCGGGCGCCAGTTCGGCGGAAGGCAGCGCACGCAGCAGGTCGTCGAGCCTTTCGGCATCCGCCGAGCGTTCGCCGTCCCATCGCGCATGCGCGATGGATTCGAGCAACGCGCCCTGGTCCTCGGCGCGCGCGGCGCGATCGGCCAGACCGGCCCAGAGCGCATCCGCCGCATTGAGCGGCGCGCCCGTGAGCGCGAGGAACAGCCCCGTGCGTCCCGGCAGCCGCGAGAGGAACCAGCTCCCGCCCACATCCGGATAGAGGCCCAGCGTGATCTCCGGCATCGCCAGCTTGCTGCGCGGCGTCACCACGCGGTGCGACGCCCCCGCCATCAGGCCGATGCCGCCGCCCATCACGATGCCGTGGCCCCAGACGAGCAGCGGCTTCGGGAAGCGATGGAGGGTGTGGTCGAGGCGGTACTCGCGTTCGAAGAAATCGGCGGCGTCGCGCGGCACCTTGCCGGCTCCGGCCGCGCGCATCGAGCGGTAGAGACCGACCACGTCACCGCCGGCGCAGAAGGCCTTCTCGCTGTTGCCGTCGAGGATCACGCCCGCCACCTGCGGATCGTCGGCCCACGCGTTGAACTGCGCCTGCAGCAGATCGACCATCGGCAGGGTCAGCGCGTTGAGGCTGGCCGGCGCGTTCAGCGTGGCATGGCCGAAGCGATGGCCCGACGCGGTCACGACGGTGCGGAACAGCACCGGTGCGTCGGCGTGTTCGCCTTGGCTCGTGTTCTGGGAAACGGTCATCGTGCCTCCTCAGGCGTTGCGCCACTGCGGGCTGCGCTTGCCCAGGAAGGCTTGCACGCCTTCGCGCTGGTCCTCGGTCTCGAAGAGTCCGATGAAGGCCTCGCGCTCTGCGGCCAACTGCGATTGCGGCGGCGCGGTGCGCGCGCCCTGGATCAATCGCTTGCAAGCGGTGACGCTGGTGGGGCTCTGCGCCTGCACGCGCTCGGCCCATTGCAGCGCCTTCGCCAGCGCGCCACCCTTGGGCACCAGTTCATCAGCGAGCCCGATGCGCAGAGCCGTCTCGGCATCGACGCGCTCGCCCAGCAGCACCATGCGCTTGGCCCAGCTTTCGCCGACGGTCCAACTCAGCCACTGCGTCCCGCCGGCACACGGCAGCAGGCCGACGGTCGCCTCGGGCAACGCCACCACCGCATGCGACTCCGCGATGCGCAGGTCGCAGGCCAGCGCGCACTCCAGGCCTCCGCCCATCGCATAGCCATTGATCGCTGCGACGCTGACGCCGCGGAAACCGGCGAGCGCTTCGAAGGCTTCGCCGAAGCGGCGGGCCATCGTCGCGGCGACGCCCTTGTCGCCATCGGCGAAGAGCTTCAGATCGGCGCCGGCGCTGAAGAACTTCTCGCCGTCGCCGGTGATGACCAGCGCGTAGATCTCGCGGTCGCGGTTGAGATCGCCGACCAGCCGCGTCAGCGCGGCCAGGCTGTCCGCCGTCCACGTGTGTGCGGGTGGATTCGTCAGCGTGACGATCGCAGTGTGGCCGCGGCGTTCCAGCCGCAGACCGGCGTAAACCGCCGTGGTGTCGTGGGTGTCAGTCATGAGGTCACAGATGTGAAGTTGTGGATGAGGTCGAGAGGTTGAAGGTCATCTGACTTCGACAGGCCGCTGGCCCTCACCCCTGCCCTCTCCCGCAAGCGGGAGAGGGAGCAAGAGGAGCCAGTGCTACGGGCAGAGCCGGTCGGACTCCCTCTCCCGCTTGCGGGAGAGGGTGGGGGTGAGGGCCAGCGGCCGCACGAAGTACTCATCACCGGATCGCCTCCGGCGCCTCGTCCAGCAACATCCGTCGCGCGACGATGACGCGCATGATTTCGTTGGTGCCTTCGAGGATCTGATGCACGCGCGCGTCGCGCAGATAGCGCTCCAGCGGGTACTCGCGGATGTAGCCGTAGCCGCCGTGGATCTGCAGCGCCTCGTTGCAGACGCTGAAGCCGATGTCCGTGGCCAAGCGCTTGGCCATCGCGCAATACACCTGCGCGTCGGGCGACTTCGCATCCAGCTTGGACGCGGCGAGCCGCACCATCTGCCGCGCCGACACCAGCTCGGTCGCCATGTCGGCGAGCTTGAACTGCAGCACCTGCATGTCGGCCAGCGCGCGGCCAAACTGGTGGCGCTCATGCATGTAGCGCTGGGCCGCGGCCAGCGCGCCCTGCGCGGCGCCGACCGAGCAGGTCGCGATGTTGATGCGTCCGCCGTCCAGCCCCTGCATCGCGATGCGGAAGCCCTGCCCTTCCTCGCCGAGCAGATGCGACGCCGGCACGCGCACGCCGTCGAAGGCGATGGCGCGCGTGGGCTGGCTGTTCCAGCCCATCTTCTCTTCCTTGCGGCCGTACTGGACGCCGGGCGAGTCGCCTTCAACGAGGAACGCGGAGATCCCATCCGCCCCCGCCCCGCCGGTGCGCGCCATCACGACCAGCACGTCCGTCGCACCGGCGCCGGAGATGAAGGCCTTGTTGCCATCGATCACGTACTCGTCGCCGTCGCGACGCGCGGTCGTGCGCAGCGAGGCGGCGTCCGACCCCGAGCCGGGCTCGGTCAGGCAGTACGACGCCAGCTTCGTTCCACTGCACAAGGCCGGACCGAATCGCCGGGCGATCTCCTCCGTCGCATACGTGCTCACCATCCACGCGGCCATGTTGTGGATGCTGAGGAACGCGGTGGTCGACGGGCAGGCCGTGGCAAGTTCCTCCAGCACGATGGTCGCGTCCAGCCGCGGCAGCCCGAGCCCGCCGCGCTCCGCCGGCGCATACAACCCGCAGAAGCCGAGCTCCCCCGCATGGCGCAGCGTGTCGCGCGGGAAGATCGACTGCGCGTCCCACTCCGCCGCGTGCGGCGCCATCTCGTCGCGGGCGAAGTCGCGCGCCGCCTGCTGGAAGGCGCGTTGCTGCTCGTCGAGCTCGAAGTCCATCAGGTCCTCACCGGTTCAGGAGTCGCGGCTCACTTGAGGCTGATCGTCGTGTTGACGCCGCCGGTGGAGGCGTCGTCGAACCAGCGCGCGGTGACGGTCTTCGTCTGCGTGTAGAAGAGGACGACCTGCTTGCCGTAGGGTCCGAGGTCGCCGAGCTTCGACGCGCGCGATCCGGTGAACGAGAACATCGGCACCGGCACCGGGATGGGCACGTTGATGCCGACCTGGCCGATGTCGATCTCGTCCTCGAATCGACGCGCGGCCGCGCCGGACTGCGTGAACAGCGCGGTGCCGTTGCCGTTCGGATTGGCGTTGATCATCGCGATCGCGTCGTCGAGCGTCGCAGCCTCAGCGACGCACAGGACCGGGCCGAAGACCTCCTGGTCGTAGATCGTCATGCCGGGCTTCACGCCGCTGAAGACCGTCGGGCCGACGAAGTTGCCTTCCTTCAACTGACCGCTGAGCGGCGGCAGCCGCCCGTCGAGGGCCAGCGTCGCGCCATCCTCGATGCCCAGAGCGATCAGGCGTTCCACGCGATCGCGCGCCGCGCAGGAGATCAGCGGACCGACGTCCGTCGTCGCCGAATCGCCGGCGCCCACGCTCAGTCCCTTGGCCTTGGCGATCAGGTCCGGCAGCCACTCGCGCGCGGCGCCGACAAGCACCGCGACCGACACCGCCATGCAACGCTGCCCCGCCGCACCGAAAGCGGCGCCGGCGAGCGCGTTGAGCGTCTGTTCCTTGTGCGCGTCCGGCAGCACGACGGCGTGGTTCTTCGCGCCCATCATGCATTGCACGCGCTTGCCGGACTTGACCGCGCGGTCGTGCACGAGCGTGCCCACGCGCGTCGAGCCGACGAAGGAGATGGCGCGGATGTCGGCGTGGTCGCACAGCGCGTTGACGACGTCCTCGCCGCCGTGCACGACGTTGAGCACGCCCTTCGGGATGCCGGCCTCCAGCGCCAGTTCCACGAGCCGCATCGTCACCATCGGATCCTGCTCCGACGGTTTGAGCACGAAGGTGTTGCCGCAGGCGATGGCCATCGGGAACATCCACAGCGGGATCATCGCTGGGAAGTTGAACGGCGTGATGCCGGCGCAGACGCCCAGCGGCTGCAGCAGGGTGTAGGTGTCGACGCCGCCGGCGACGTTGTGGGCGCGCTCGCCCATCTGCAGCGAGCCGATGTTGGCCGCGTGCTCCACGACCTCGAGCCCGCGGAACACGTCGCCTTCGGCATCGGCGAGGGTCTTGCCCTGCTCGGCGGTGAGCGTCGCGGCCAGCGACTTGATGTTGTCGCGGATCAGTTGCTGGTACTTCAGGAAGATGCGCGCGCGCTGCCCGATGGGCACCTTGCGCCAGGTCTTGAAGGCGTCCTGCGCGGCGGCGATGGCGGCCTCGACTTCATCGGGCGTGGCCATCGGCACGCGGGCCAGGCGTTGCTGCGTCGCGGGGTTGATCACGTCGCGCCACTCGGTGCTGCGCGACTGGACGAACTCGCCGTTGATCAACAACGGAATACGGGGCAACTCTTCGCGGCTCATGCACGGTCTCCAGCAGATCGATGCCATCGTGGCGACCGGTTTCGCGAACCATTCGCGACCCTTTTGGCGGCGCACTCGACGGTGGGTTGAATTTCACAGAGAATCTATCCACACACTTTGCAAGACGCCAGCGCCTCCTCTTGTGAAGCGGTGCCGCGGCAAAACACTCCACAAGAATTCTGTGAAATCAGCGAATCCTGTGAAACGCATGGCCTCTCCCACCGGCACCCCGGCCAGCTCGTCGCGCAAGCTGTTCATCGGACCGCGGATCCGTCGCCTGCGCGAGCAGCTGCAGTGGAACCAGGCCGAGCTGGCGAGCCGTCTCGGCCTGTCGCTGAGCTACGTGTCGCAGATCGAGACCAACCAGCGGCCGGTCACGGCGAGCGTGCTGATCAAGCTCGCCGAGGTCTTCGGCGGCGGCATCGGGCAGTTTTCGGAGGAGCAGGACCAGCAGCTGCTCGCCGATCTCGATGCGGCGCTGCGCGACCGCTCGCTGACGACGACGGTGATGGCTCCGGCGCAGGTCGCGCGGCTGGTGGAGCAGGCGCCGGAACTGGCGGAGTCCTACGTCGCGCTGCATCAGCGCTACCTGCGCCTGCAGGACGAGCACTCGCAGATGATCGACCGCTTCTACGGCGAGCAGGGCCGCGAGGCGGCGGGCGCGACGCCCTCGTTCCGCGGCGAGCCGCTGCCGCACGAGGCGGTGCGTGATCACCTGAACCGCCGCAACAACCACCTCGATGACCTGGACCTGCGCGGCGAGCAGTTGGCGGAGTCGCTCGGTCTGGTGCCGGGTCATCGCGCGCAGCCGCTGCGCGATCTGCTGCTGCAGCGCTACGGCATCAGGACCGAAGTGGGCGACGAGGCCGAGACGCGGGAAGAGACGTCCGACGCCTTCCTGCGGCACTACGACGCGCGCCGGCGGCTGCTGCGCATGCCGCGGTTCCTGAGCGACGCGCAGCAGGCGTTCCAGCTCGCGACGCAGTACGCGCTGATCGCCGAGGCCGATGCCATCGAGGCGGAACTCGGTGCCGGTGCCTTCGTCGATGAAGCGACGCGCGCGCTGGCCCGCCAAGGCTTCGCGCACTACTTCGCCGGCGCGACGCTGCTGCCGTATGGCGAGTTCCTGACGACGGCCCGCAACGCGCGCTACGACATCGAGCTGCTGCAGCAGCGCTTCCAGGTGAGCGTCGAGACGGTCTGCCATCGGCTCTCGACGCTGCAGCGCAACGGCAACCGCGGCGTGCCGTTCTACTTCGTCCGCGTGGACCAGGCGGGCAACATCTCCAAGCGGCAGAGCGCGACGAGTTTCCACTTCGCGCGACACGGCGGCGCATGCCCGCTGTGGCACGTGCACGAGGCCTTCGCGCAGCCGGGTCGCTTCCTCACGCAGATCGCGGAGATGCCCGACGGCAGCCGCTTCTTCGGCATCGCCCGCACGATCGAGCGGCACGGCGGTGGCGGCTACCTCGCGCGTCGCAAGCTCTTCGCGATCGGCTTGGGCTGCGACATCTCGCATGCGCGGGAGCTGGTGTACGCGGAAGGCCTGAGCTTCGACGAGAGCACCGTGTCCAAGCAGGCGATCCCCATCGGCCCCGGCTGCCGCGTGTGCCCGCGCGAGCACTGCGTCCAGCGCGCGTTCCCGCCCGCGGGCAAGGCGCTGGTGGCGGACAGCGACAGCGAGTCGCTGGTGTCGTATCGGTTCACGGGCTGAGAGCGATTCGACCGGCCACTTCACGCTGAGCACACCATCGGCCCCTACGCTGCGCCGATGTCTTGTCAAGCGCCGCCAATGATTCCTGTCGACGCCGCACGCAGGCGCCGTTCGTTCGTCCCTGTGGCGATCTTTGCCGTCGGCGTTTTCGCTCTGTCGTTCTACGAATTGGAGATCGATCCGCTCATCGGCTTCCTGCTCAAGCTGACGGTCTTCACCTGCGGGATCATGGCGCCTCGCCGCACTGCCATTGGTGCGTGGCGAGGCGAGGATCGATGGCGCTGCCGCGTCGCATGCACGGTCACGTTCCTGATATGGGCAGCCTGGATTTCCGGCGGCGTGAACGTCGTCGCCAGGCAGGCCTGGTTCTGGAAAGAACGGGCCTTCTTCGACCGGGCCGTCCGCGAAGCCGCAGACGGACGGGTGCCGTCATGCGTGGCGACGAAACGGTGCATCCATGAACCCGGGCGCGGCGCGGATCTCGCCTTCCCCATGGGCGGAATTCTGGACAACTGGTACGGCGTGGTCCACGCGCCTGCCTGGCAGGATCCTTCGTTCGATCGCGATCGGTCAAGCTTCGACGGTGATCTGGTGGGATGCGATCACCTGAACGGGCCGTACTTCATCTGCAGTTTCACGTAGCGTCGAAGATGCCAAGCGACTAGGCATGGCAACATCCCCGCATGCCCGCCTACGCTTGGTCCTGCCTGTCCTGCGGCCGCTCGAACGCGGCCGCCTGCGAGCGTTGCAGCGAATGCGCCTGCCCCGCTGCGCCACGCTCAAGCCAGATCGAAGACGCCCGGCGCCGGTACACGCAGCGCGGCGGTACGCTCGAGAACGATGCCAGGATGGCTGCGACCTGGGACCCTGACCCCTTCGGTCTGTTGATCAGGCTGTTTTTCGCCCTCCTGCTGGGCTGCTGGCCTCGGCGAAGAGGCGAAGGCTGACATCGCTCCTTGAACAGGCCGGGAAAGCGGGGATCCCTTCATCACTCAACGGGAAACTTTCCGATCGCCGGCGCCGGGACCCGTCTTCGCTGAGAGCGCCTAATGGGGTTCACAAGCAATGCTGGAGTGGACGATGAAGCGCAGTACCAAGCCCCACCCTGACAAGAGACAACGACCCGGCGACGACCGTGCGCTGTCCACCGCGGAGCGATCGGAGCTTCAAC
This genomic stretch from Mitsuaria sp. 7 harbors:
- a CDS encoding GAF domain-containing protein, whose product is MGTQQHYIDAIGRMAVVPTILDATARLTGMRFTAVARVTDTSWTACAVRDEIAFGLKPGDELELVTTICDEIRQHGRPIIFGSASADEYFRNHPTPRQYGFESYVSIPIFRADGSFFGTLCAIDPLPAKLDDPLLLQTLELFAKLIGTQLDAQDLDAQRLAALAAAADARELLEWENQRITALLNEREQVERVITRELNDTRRLRDVAARLIGTDGGSTLFGEILEAAIEILGGNAGTIQLLDEQTHCLTFLASRGFSPEVTAHFAVVDAASGSPCGRALAAGQRTFMRFDDPDDPDLDGSNRLHLDDGVRFAQSTPLISRSGRPIGMFSVHWAEPPELSERELRFLDLLGRQAADLIERNQVQDTLLARERELEEEARRKDEFIAVLAHELRNPLAPIRSGIEVLKRANGDIKLIERVRPMMERQIGQVVHLIDDLLDVSRIRSGKVELKREWVSLQSLVESALEAHRGQVATGGIELVVALDDPERQLDVDPTRLSQVISNVLHNAVKFTPMGGRITIRSTVEPAASGEGAEQVLRITDSGVGIAAEMLPNIFDLFTQARSDSSRHGGMGIGLALSRSLMALHGGSIAATSIGAGHGSEFVIRLPVGVPAAAPTAPDRAEGDADLAGLRVLVVDDNQDAADGVAMLLTMCGGEVRVAYDATRIVDDVRTFEPGLVLLDIGLPGIDGYQACRNVREEIGADVHIVALTGWGQEEDQRRATAAGFNAHLTKPVDLASLARIASTAALKTDRSMGSAT
- a CDS encoding FAD-dependent monooxygenase, with the protein product MNGKKVLISGASFAGLSSAYWMSELGYDVTVVEIGPGLRTGGTAVDIRGNTVDIVRRMGVLDAIRANRLHLRRWEFKNADDGTERAIVVREEDEPPPEDEFEIERNVLLDILFNAAQGRARFVFGDSIVGLTETAGGVEVAFRHGAPRVFDLVLGCDGMHSGVRRLWFGEESQYAHFLEQYFSITILDKLLIGRDTAQLFNVPGKAVMLNAYKDKTDVILGFVSETELAVDHRDEARQREIIAEQFAGVGWRTPEMLKEIEASASFYFDKLCQIRMPAWSRGRVVLVGDAAYCASPAAGMGGSLAIDGAAALGEAMRTAGGDHVEAFRRYDEALRPFIDEVQAQAVRTGLETLVPRTEEAIRARNAKTGADF
- a CDS encoding TetR/AcrR family transcriptional regulator; its protein translation is MGELRESKKRETRQRISDVATGLFFERGFDAVTIDEIALGANVSKMTVFNYFPRKEDLLLDREDDLKLAPFREAVRNRPDGQSPVDAIRALLRTMSSEKHPLCYIGPPALDWWRVLASSASLQARLRELSDEGAEALAIELGGAKPDGRSRLMAGLIALTLRTAREETVRMMARGVSAKKANAAFLVLMEQGLTAVETLETLPLQADC
- a CDS encoding pseudouridine synthase produces the protein MMRPTGSAASSPRLICFNKPYGVLSQFTPEGRWRGLKDFLQMPGVHAAGRLDGDSEGLLLLTDDGQLQARIASPRFKMDKTYWVQVEGLPDERALSALRDGVELNDGKTLPAQARLLTEAPALWERDPPIRVRQSIPTCWIELVIREGRNRQVRRMTAAVGHPTLRLVRAAVGPYRLDGLLPGEWRESPLSAALTEALQLAAAQTLKASSTAAARSRSPGRRGPPGR
- the mmsB gene encoding 3-hydroxyisobutyrate dehydrogenase translates to MGNATGQATTAERIAFIGLGHMGGPMAANLVKGGYAVAAFDLSEAALTAARAVGVTVAPSAAAAVEGASVVISMLPASKHVESLFLGDDGLIARIAAGALVIDCSTIAPASAQRVAEAAQARGLAMIDAPVSGGTAGAAAGTLTFIVGGEAAALERARPVLSAMGRNIFHMGASGAGQVAKLCNNMALGVIMAVTGEALALGVSHGLDPQALSAMMAVSTGRSWATEVCNPWPGVKPEAPASRGYTGGFGSDLMLKDLGLAVEAALQVGAAVPLGELARNLYALNGRAGRGGLDFSSVQQLLTKP
- a CDS encoding enoyl-CoA hydratase/isomerase family protein; its protein translation is MTVSQNTSQGEHADAPVLFRTVVTASGHRFGHATLNAPASLNALTLPMVDLLQAQFNAWADDPQVAGVILDGNSEKAFCAGGDVVGLYRSMRAAGAGKVPRDAADFFEREYRLDHTLHRFPKPLLVWGHGIVMGGGIGLMAGASHRVVTPRSKLAMPEITLGLYPDVGGSWFLSRLPGRTGLFLALTGAPLNAADALWAGLADRAARAEDQGALLESIAHARWDGERSADAERLDDLLRALPSAELAPGQLAPHRDRIDALIGPHDTLATIAPRLRSLACEDDSWLAAAGATFQKGSPTSAVLAIALQRRLRHASLAEVFRMEYQASVGCCVFPDFAEGVRALLIDKDKTPRWQGAAQDDGGDAHLDALLAPRFTGEHPLADLR
- a CDS encoding enoyl-CoA hydratase; this encodes MTDTHDTTAVYAGLRLERRGHTAIVTLTNPPAHTWTADSLAALTRLVGDLNRDREIYALVITGDGEKFFSAGADLKLFADGDKGVAATMARRFGEAFEALAGFRGVSVAAINGYAMGGGLECALACDLRIAESHAVVALPEATVGLLPCAGGTQWLSWTVGESWAKRMVLLGERVDAETALRIGLADELVPKGGALAKALQWAERVQAQSPTSVTACKRLIQGARTAPPQSQLAAEREAFIGLFETEDQREGVQAFLGKRSPQWRNA